A genomic window from Solea senegalensis isolate Sse05_10M unplaced genomic scaffold, IFAPA_SoseM_1 scf7180000013955, whole genome shotgun sequence includes:
- the LOC122760712 gene encoding coiled-coil-helix-coiled-coil-helix domain-containing protein 5-like isoform X1, with the protein MQAAMDITAKYCHKEMEEYGSCVASNPSTWQQTCHELKMKVAQCTSSHPVIQKIREDCSKEFVEFERCLRENQDKPASCSPHVARFLGCAETVDLSGVGLDQSQILSRNVVTPTQTLLTTQ; encoded by the exons AT GCAGGCTGCAATGGACATCACGGCAAAGTACTGCCATAAGGAAATGGAGGAATATGGGTCATGTGTGGCTTCCAACCCATCAACATGGCAGCAAACGTGTCATGAACTTAAGATGAAGGTTGCACAGTGCACGTCATCACA TCCGGTGATCCAGAAGATCAGAGAAGACTGTTCCAAGGAGTTTGTGGAGTTTGAGCGTTGCCTGAGAGAAAACCAGGACAAACCTGCCTCCTGCTCACCACACGTGGCTCGCTTCCTTGGCTGTGCAGAGACCGTGGACCTCAGTGGAGTGG GCCTGGATCAGAGTCAAATATTAAGCCGGAATGTTGTCACTCCCACACAAACTCTCCTGACCACTCAATGA
- the LOC122760712 gene encoding coiled-coil-helix-coiled-coil-helix domain-containing protein 5-like isoform X2: MQAAMDITAKYCHKEMEEYGSCVASNPSTWQQTCHELKMKVAQCTSSHPVIQKIREDCSKEFVEFERCLRENQDKPASCSPHVARFLGCAETVDLSGVAQP, encoded by the exons AT GCAGGCTGCAATGGACATCACGGCAAAGTACTGCCATAAGGAAATGGAGGAATATGGGTCATGTGTGGCTTCCAACCCATCAACATGGCAGCAAACGTGTCATGAACTTAAGATGAAGGTTGCACAGTGCACGTCATCACA TCCGGTGATCCAGAAGATCAGAGAAGACTGTTCCAAGGAGTTTGTGGAGTTTGAGCGTTGCCTGAGAGAAAACCAGGACAAACCTGCCTCCTGCTCACCACACGTGGCTCGCTTCCTTGGCTGTGCAGAGACCGTGGACCTCAGTGGAGTGG CTCAGCCGTAG